Part of the Rhodobacteraceae bacterium M385 genome is shown below.
CAAGCCAAAGCCCGTGTGGGCCAGCCATATCCCCAGGAAAGATTGCCCAATCCCGATCTGGTTATGCAGGTTCAGCAGCGGCACCAGCGCCAATTGCAACGGCACCACAAGCAGACCTACGACGCAGGCAATTAAGAACCCACGCCCCGGGAAATCCATCCACGCCAACGCATATGCCGCGAAAGCTGCAATCAGGATCGGAATGATCGTGGCGGGGATGGTGACGGTCAATGTGTTGATAAAGTTGCGGAAAATACCCGTCTCTTCAAATAACAGCTCACCAAAGGTGGCGCCCGAAGCAATCTCTTGCGCGCGTTCTTCCTCATCCAAGCCGGTCAGGACCTCGGCGTAGTTGCTCATAGTGAAATCGGGGGGCGTTTCGGCAAGGAAGTAGAGCCTGGGGCCCGCGTCATCAATCGGCTCGGGCGAGGTGTAGACGTACCCGCCATCGGCATTCACCACAACCGTCCCGCCATCGCGGTTCTCAACGGTTTCGCCAGCGGCAAAGGCCCCCGGCTCTCGGCCCCGGAGACCAAAAGCGGCAATGGAGTTTGCCCCTGAGGCGAACTGATCGCGTACTTCACCGGTCTCGAAGATATTGCCTTGGGCCACGAAAAGATCACCGTCGCGGGTCGGCGCATCGTCGGCGCGGGTTCGGTAGCTGAGTTCCACCGAGAAAGGCGCCTCCCACCAGCCCGAGGCGCTGATCTGGTCGCGGTCCCGGAAAGAGGACACGAATAGACCCACCGTCGGGATCAACCACAACAATACGATGATGAACACAGCCACATTGGTCACAATGGAAAGGCCGGATTTCTGTCCTGCGATGTTATCCATTGATTTCGCTCCTCACGTCACGGGCCATTAGCGCATCTCCTTGCGGGCTTGCACGATGTTCCAGATCATCACTGGCAAGACGACCAGCATGATGACGAAGGCCACCGCCGTCGCCTGCCCGTCATCGCGGAACATGAAATCCATCATGAAAGACGGCAGAATTTCGGTGCCATAGTTGCCCCCAGTCATCGTGTAGACGATGTCGAAGACCTTCAGCACGAGGATGGTGATCGTGGTCCAGACCACGACAATCGTGCCGATAATCTGCGGCACTTTGATCTTGAAGAAGACCTGGAATGGGTTGGCGCCATCGATGATCGCGGCCTCGATCGTTTCTTCAGGCACGCCACGCAGGGCTGCGGACAGGATCACCATAGAAAAGCCGGTTTGAATCCAAATCAGGATCACCATTAGCAGGAAGTTATTCCAGAACGGGATTTGCAAAGGGTCCAACGCCTCGCCGCCGAAGCTGGCGCGAATGGCGTTGATGATGCCCAGATCGGGGTCTTGGGCGTAGACAAATTTCCAGATCAAGGACGCGCCCACAAAGGAAATCGCCATCGGCATGAAGATGATCGACTTGGCGATATTGCCCCACTTCAAGCGGTCGGTGAGTTGCGCGATCAGCAGCCCCATAAACGTGGTGACAGCAGGCACGACCAAGGCCCAAAGGATGTTATTCAGGAAGGCTTGGCGGAAATCTGGGTTGTTAAACAAGCGGATATAGTTGCCCGCCCCCACGAACTCATCGCCCGAGCGGTCGTACATGGACCGGATGAAAGAGCCGACTACCGGATAGACAAGGTAAAGGCCCAAGGCGAAGACAGCGGGAAACAGGAACACCCAAGGGCGGACGATATTGGCGCGGTTGATGTTGCGCCCGGCGTTTGGCCCACGGGCTGGAAACAGCACTTTGTCGAGGAACAAGTTAGCGGCGTAGAAATAGCCAACGCAGCCACCGACGCCGATGATGATCGTGATGATGCCTTGAAGAATTGGCGGCATGCCCATGCCCTCCCCCTGTGCCTGGATCGGCCAACTGCCCCCGAAAGCGCTGCCAAGCCGTAGACCGGACCTTGGCCCGGAGCCCGGCCCCGCCGATGTGTATCGCGGGGCCGGGAAATTTTGTTAGGTCAGCGACTTACTGGATCTCTGCCCAACGGTCCTGAATGCGGCCCGCAACTGATGCTGCGTCTTCGCCGCCCACATAGTCAACCATGCCGGACCAGAAGATGCCCTGACCGATCTCGGACGGCATCAGGTCGGATGCGTCGAAACGGAAGGTCGTGGCGCCCAGAAGGATGTCGTTCATCTGACGCAGCGTGTCCGAAGCGAACAGCTCGCTGTTGACGCCGGTGTGCGGTGTCAGGAAGCCAGATTGCGCCATCCAGATTTCGTGGCTGATCTCGGTCTGCAAGAACGCCATGAACGCTTGTGCCGCGTCGCTGTCTTGGGTGATGCCGAACAACGTACCTGCGCCCAGAACTGGGGAACCCAGATCTTCGCTTTCATAGGCCGGGAAGTAGAAGAAATCGCTGTCCGCGTCTTCTGGGAAGAACGTCGGGATGAACGACGCCTGACGGTGCATGTAGCATTCTGCCGGGAAGGTGAAGAGGCCAAGGGGGCTTTCGCGGAAGTCCGTGGAAGCAACGGCTTCAACGCCACCGTTCACATAGTCGCCGTTGCGGGCGAACGTGCCGAAGGTCTCGATCGCGTTAACCACTTCTGGGGAGTTGAACGGCATCTCGTTCGACACCCAGGCGTCATAAACGTCTGGCGATTGCGTGCGCAGCATCAGGTCTTCGACCCAATCAGTTGCTGGCCAACCCGTAGCGCCACCGGAACCCAGACCGATGCACCAGGGGGTTTCGCCGTCGGCCACGATCTGGTCGTTCAACGCCAGCAGTTCTTCCATGGTTTCTGGAACGTCGTAGCCCGCTTCCTCAAACGCTTCTGGCGAATACCAGACTAGCGATTTCAGATCGACTTTATAGAAGAAGCCATAAAGCCCCTCTTCGCCGTCAGCGCCGGCGGCGGTGCCAAGGGACACCCAGCTATCGCCCGCAGCATAGTTGGCGCGGATCCAATCGGCGGTTTCAGCCGACAG
Proteins encoded:
- a CDS encoding ABC transporter substrate-binding protein; its protein translation is MKKFYLASAAALAISATGALADGHVEHVFPVGEGAFNWDSYTAYADAFDLSGQELTITGPWTGADAELVNSVIDYFESATGATVQYSGSDNFEQDIVIATQAGSAPNIAVFPQPGLMTDLAARGALTPLSAETADWIRANYAAGDSWVSLGTAAGADGEEGLYGFFYKVDLKSLVWYSPEAFEEAGYDVPETMEELLALNDQIVADGETPWCIGLGSGGATGWPATDWVEDLMLRTQSPDVYDAWVSNEMPFNSPEVVNAIETFGTFARNGDYVNGGVEAVASTDFRESPLGLFTFPAECYMHRQASFIPTFFPEDADSDFFYFPAYESEDLGSPVLGAGTLFGITQDSDAAQAFMAFLQTEISHEIWMAQSGFLTPHTGVNSELFASDTLRQMNDILLGATTFRFDASDLMPSEIGQGIFWSGMVDYVGGEDAASVAGRIQDRWAEIQ
- a CDS encoding sugar ABC transporter permease; amino-acid sequence: MPPILQGIITIIIGVGGCVGYFYAANLFLDKVLFPARGPNAGRNINRANIVRPWVFLFPAVFALGLYLVYPVVGSFIRSMYDRSGDEFVGAGNYIRLFNNPDFRQAFLNNILWALVVPAVTTFMGLLIAQLTDRLKWGNIAKSIIFMPMAISFVGASLIWKFVYAQDPDLGIINAIRASFGGEALDPLQIPFWNNFLLMVILIWIQTGFSMVILSAALRGVPEETIEAAIIDGANPFQVFFKIKVPQIIGTIVVVWTTITILVLKVFDIVYTMTGGNYGTEILPSFMMDFMFRDDGQATAVAFVIMLVVLPVMIWNIVQARKEMR
- a CDS encoding carbohydrate ABC transporter permease, giving the protein MDNIAGQKSGLSIVTNVAVFIIVLLWLIPTVGLFVSSFRDRDQISASGWWEAPFSVELSYRTRADDAPTRDGDLFVAQGNIFETGEVRDQFASGANSIAAFGLRGREPGAFAAGETVENRDGGTVVVNADGGYVYTSPEPIDDAGPRLYFLAETPPDFTMSNYAEVLTGLDEEERAQEIASGATFGELLFEETGIFRNFINTLTVTIPATIIPILIAAFAAYALAWMDFPGRGFLIACVVGLLVVPLQLALVPLLNLHNQIGIGQSFLGIWLAHTGFGLPLAVYLLRNYMVGLPRDIIESAKVDGATDFQIFTKIILPLSFPALASFAIFQFLWTWNDLLVAKVFLPSTGDAQVMTVKIADDLLGSRGGDWGILATAAFVSIAIPLVVFFSMQRYLVRGLLAGSVK